One Eubacteriales bacterium mix99 genomic window carries:
- a CDS encoding glycosyltransferase, which translates to MEAALSDNIFLFILLSIANTFLSLKFPKSILDYQNWIYKDKKWEDGGEVYQRVLKVRNWKNQLPELSDFLKPIFSRKHIASFDEKHIQKYLLESCRAELTHWGIILSSFLFGIWSSFLETFFMIFLALGLNLPYVIIQRYNRPRIIRFLENSEGNRVKKSRKKEKKNRTNTGGEGGGIVFLSAEDTGQGHKSITKALVEQVHEQYPGLKITVIDGFSLGGKFMDLMGRLYNPIIVNFPALWGFLYQIANRYPGMINTFVTKSIGQELIRRLEEIKPDVIVPVHAVFISAVLNVLERENVNIPVLPLIADLDNVSGMWADKRSAYTMCPSVESKCTMLSLGLPEEKLQLVDFPVREDFCVPFPSAPRDADQISKNGASVLLVNGSQGSKRIMSIVRNILDHSSCRISVLAGSKASLREELEKEFGDTTGHRVRIHGFTKDMKKYMMEADILIVRGSPNVVMEAVNLCKPIIVVDALRGQEEKNPEYVRHHNLGVVCMDPQKVPDAISDLLAQNGKKLREIYNRQFAFRNVRAAREIVEFIVRHGCKTVERSAGTSQSEAYNPCVLNMEKSEIH; encoded by the coding sequence ATGGAAGCGGCACTTTCCGATAATATTTTTCTATTTATTTTATTGTCGATTGCAAACACGTTTCTTTCCCTTAAGTTTCCTAAATCTATATTAGATTACCAGAATTGGATTTATAAGGATAAAAAGTGGGAAGATGGAGGAGAAGTCTATCAGCGGGTATTGAAAGTAAGGAATTGGAAAAATCAATTGCCGGAGCTGAGCGATTTTTTAAAGCCTATTTTTTCCAGAAAGCATATTGCATCGTTCGATGAGAAGCATATACAAAAATATCTTCTGGAATCCTGCCGTGCGGAATTGACGCACTGGGGAATTATTCTGTCCTCTTTCCTTTTCGGAATCTGGAGTAGTTTTTTGGAGACCTTTTTTATGATTTTTCTGGCACTTGGCCTGAATCTGCCATATGTCATCATTCAACGTTACAACCGGCCGCGTATCATCCGATTTCTTGAGAACAGTGAGGGGAACAGAGTGAAGAAAAGCAGAAAAAAAGAGAAGAAGAACCGTACGAATACTGGTGGAGAAGGAGGCGGCATTGTATTTCTTTCCGCGGAGGATACCGGCCAGGGCCATAAAAGTATCACAAAGGCTTTGGTGGAGCAGGTTCATGAGCAATATCCGGGATTGAAGATCACTGTGATAGATGGGTTTTCCCTTGGAGGAAAATTCATGGATCTGATGGGTCGGCTCTACAATCCGATCATCGTCAATTTTCCTGCATTATGGGGCTTTCTTTATCAGATAGCCAATCGTTATCCCGGCATGATCAATACATTTGTAACAAAAAGCATAGGACAGGAACTGATTCGCCGGCTTGAGGAAATCAAACCGGATGTAATTGTTCCTGTTCATGCTGTTTTTATCAGCGCAGTTTTGAATGTTCTGGAGCGGGAAAATGTAAACATTCCGGTGCTTCCTCTGATTGCAGATCTGGACAACGTTTCCGGTATGTGGGCGGATAAAAGGTCAGCCTATACCATGTGTCCTTCTGTGGAGTCCAAATGCACCATGCTCTCCCTTGGACTTCCGGAAGAAAAATTACAGCTTGTTGATTTTCCGGTCCGCGAGGACTTTTGCGTACCTTTCCCCTCTGCTCCGAGGGATGCGGATCAGATATCCAAAAACGGAGCCTCTGTCCTGTTGGTGAACGGAAGCCAGGGATCCAAACGGATTATGAGCATTGTCCGAAATATTCTGGATCACAGTAGCTGTCGCATTTCTGTCCTTGCAGGAAGCAAGGCATCCCTGAGGGAAGAGCTGGAGAAGGAGTTTGGGGATACCACGGGTCATCGTGTTCGGATTCACGGATTCACGAAAGATATGAAAAAGTACATGATGGAAGCGGATATTCTCATTGTCCGGGGAAGTCCCAACGTGGTAATGGAAGCAGTTAATCTGTGCAAACCCATTATTGTTGTGGATGCATTGAGGGGACAGGAAGAAAAAAATCCGGAGTACGTCCGGCATCACAATTTGGGAGTGGTCTGTATGGATCCCCAAAAAGTTCCGGATGCGATATCGGATTTGCTTGCTCAGAATGGCAAAAAGCTTCGTGAGATCTATAACCGGCAGTTTGCATTCCGGAATGTACGGGCAGCCCGGGAGATTGTGGAGTTCATCGTCAGACATGGCTGTAAGACTGTGGAGCGTTCCGCCGGGACTTCCCAATCGGAGGCGTATAATCCCTGTGTTTTGAATATGGAGAAAAGTGAGATTCATTAA
- a CDS encoding ABC transporter permease subunit: MSDSLARTKTKGYHSAKRKKTWALTSMVLPGAIWLVLLRYLPMFGIVLAFKDYKIYTRNPTLFHNIQHSEWVGLKNFKFLFTTTDSWIMIRNTIGYNALWIVLGIVIAVTFAVLLNELTNRFAAKTYQTLMFFPYFLSWVVASYFVQAFLDPTRGLISNLQRNLGMEVTSWYNEPKPWPIILTIANLWKNVGYSTVLYLAAIAGIDSTQYEAASIEGANKWQQVWHITIPNIRPMITILFIMNVGKIFNADFGLFYNVPMNSGPLFPTTQVIDTYVYRALMATSNPGMSTAASLLQNVVGFICLMGANTIVRKLDEESSLF; the protein is encoded by the coding sequence ATGTCTGATTCTCTGGCCCGTACAAAGACAAAGGGCTATCATTCCGCAAAAAGAAAGAAAACATGGGCTCTGACCAGCATGGTGCTGCCCGGTGCAATATGGCTTGTCCTTTTGCGGTATTTGCCGATGTTTGGTATCGTTCTGGCATTCAAGGACTATAAGATATATACCAGGAACCCAACCCTGTTTCACAACATCCAGCACAGTGAATGGGTTGGATTGAAAAATTTTAAATTCCTGTTTACCACGACAGACTCCTGGATCATGATCCGCAATACCATCGGTTACAATGCGCTGTGGATTGTCCTGGGCATTGTCATAGCGGTGACCTTTGCTGTTTTACTGAATGAACTAACGAACCGGTTTGCAGCCAAGACCTATCAGACTTTAATGTTTTTTCCCTATTTCCTCAGTTGGGTGGTAGCCAGTTATTTTGTGCAGGCTTTTCTGGATCCGACCCGGGGACTGATCAGCAATCTTCAGAGAAATCTGGGAATGGAAGTCACCAGCTGGTACAATGAACCCAAGCCATGGCCTATCATTCTGACAATAGCCAATCTCTGGAAAAACGTCGGATATTCCACTGTTTTGTATCTGGCTGCCATTGCAGGCATTGACTCGACCCAATATGAAGCCGCAAGCATTGAGGGAGCCAACAAATGGCAGCAGGTCTGGCATATCACAATTCCCAATATCCGGCCCATGATTACCATCCTGTTTATTATGAACGTAGGAAAAATATTCAACGCGGATTTTGGCCTGTTCTATAATGTACCAATGAACTCCGGCCCGCTTTTCCCCACAACACAGGTCATTGATACTTACGTCTACAGGGCGCTGATGGCAACTTCCAATCCGGGTATGAGTACAGCGGCCAGCCTTCTGCAGAACGTAGTGGGATTCATCTGCCTCATGGGCGCCAACACAATTGTTCGGAAACTGGATGAGGAAAGCAGTTTATTCTAA
- a CDS encoding carbohydrate ABC transporter permease, with protein MARVETMTFSHTEKKRKARMNTVSRPAEFVIHIVLILFCLVCVIPFIFVGIISFTSEESIREIGYSFLPKKLSLQAYRYVFDLGDQLWRSYFNSFYITIAGTFLSVLISVLYSYALFRKDYKYRRFFTVFCFFTMLFGGGLAPTYMVCKNLLRLSDNYAALIVPTLLNPFNVIIMRTFFQTSIPLDLLDSAAIDGSGEYHTLFHIVLPISKPGIASISLLTSLAYWNEWFLSMLYIRDAKYYPLQYLLMRMQNQVDFLVKNSSKIGPEAAKIMRDLPQESLRMALVVLIVIPIAFAYPFFQRYIISGLTIGSIKG; from the coding sequence ATGGCAAGAGTGGAAACGATGACGTTCTCTCATACCGAAAAGAAAAGAAAAGCACGGATGAATACAGTCAGCCGGCCTGCTGAGTTCGTAATTCATATTGTCCTTATTTTATTCTGCCTGGTTTGTGTGATACCTTTTATTTTTGTCGGAATCATATCCTTTACATCAGAGGAGAGCATCCGGGAAATCGGATATTCCTTTCTCCCAAAGAAGCTTTCCCTCCAGGCCTACCGATATGTCTTTGATTTGGGGGATCAGCTGTGGCGTTCTTATTTCAACAGCTTTTACATTACCATCGCCGGAACCTTCCTCAGCGTTCTGATCAGCGTATTGTATTCCTATGCACTTTTCCGGAAGGATTATAAATATCGCAGGTTCTTTACTGTATTCTGCTTCTTTACCATGCTGTTCGGAGGAGGTCTGGCTCCCACTTACATGGTCTGCAAGAATTTACTGAGACTGAGTGACAACTATGCTGCATTGATCGTGCCGACGCTGCTCAACCCCTTTAACGTGATTATCATGCGGACCTTTTTTCAGACTTCCATTCCGCTTGATTTGCTGGATTCCGCTGCCATTGACGGCAGTGGGGAATATCATACCCTGTTTCATATTGTTCTTCCCATCTCCAAGCCCGGCATTGCTTCCATTTCCCTGCTGACCTCCCTGGCCTATTGGAATGAGTGGTTTCTTTCCATGCTGTATATACGGGACGCGAAATATTATCCCCTTCAGTATCTGCTGATGAGAATGCAGAATCAGGTGGATTTTTTAGTAAAAAACAGTTCCAAAATCGGACCGGAGGCGGCAAAAATTATGAGGGACCTTCCTCAGGAAAGTCTGCGGATGGCCCTGGTGGTCCTGATCGTCATACCCATTGCCTTTGCCTATCCTTTCTTTCAGCGCTATATTATCAGCGGCCTTACCATTGGATCCATCAAAGGCTGA
- a CDS encoding secondary thiamine-phosphate synthase enzyme YjbQ — translation MEYSINTTKAQEFVNITDLVRQAVRESGVQSGQAVVFVPHTTAGVTINENADPDVVRDIIYGLEKAFPEQNGYRHFEGNSHAHIKASLMGSSCHVLIENGALKLGIWQSIYFCEFDGPRNRKVFVNIVK, via the coding sequence ATGGAGTATTCCATAAACACAACAAAAGCACAGGAGTTTGTCAATATCACGGATCTGGTGAGACAGGCTGTTCGGGAAAGCGGGGTGCAGTCGGGACAGGCCGTCGTTTTTGTTCCGCACACGACGGCCGGGGTGACGATCAATGAAAATGCGGACCCGGATGTGGTGAGGGATATTATATACGGACTGGAAAAGGCATTTCCGGAGCAAAACGGGTATCGGCATTTTGAAGGCAATTCCCATGCTCATATCAAGGCTTCCCTGATGGGGTCCTCCTGCCATGTCCTGATCGAAAACGGAGCCTTGAAGCTGGGTATCTGGCAGAGCATTTACTTCTGCGAATTTGACGGGCCGCGGAATCGAAAGGTGTTTGTAAATATCGTAAAATAG
- a CDS encoding ABC transporter substrate-binding protein, whose protein sequence is MKRKLSVKKLLSVTLILTLLMTAFAGCGTKDKDVADKNVTPDSTEKAEGKKSEDEKSGQAKSGDKDTSRPVTLTWYLHGSNVTDDKEVLEKANEYLKEKINVTLKPIWGTWGDFDENVVLSIQGGDDVDIYFTCSWSADEYNAYARKGAWLRLDDPKNNLIEKYASDLWKQLPDVLIQGAKIPGKDGMGVYAIPGYKDLATQNCWDLNMDLMKKYGYTADDIRNTDYYGFGDILKTVREGEGKNFYPLLIEGAVLERMVTNSIIVTGDSGTNNLLSYYIDPNDVSAEGPYANKILSKFETDEYKKFVEKTREYFDAGYIDPAMGNPNQANDVRSAKQLTGEYLIGTQSYALGYEAQAGKERGIEVAMVPCTPPYVDTTSSQGAMMAVSSSSKNPERAVMFLNLLNTDPYLMTLLNYGVEGTHYEMKDNMVNFLDKRDDYVPWTNGMGNITLLPPQKEQGADFQDQFQKYYGAARSIPILGYCFDSTPVEAEVGALSNVAAEYALALDAGTIDPRQKLPEFIQKLKDNGIDKIVEEANRQLTDYLANAK, encoded by the coding sequence ATGAAAAGGAAATTGTCCGTGAAAAAATTGCTCTCCGTGACTTTGATCCTGACACTCCTAATGACTGCTTTTGCCGGCTGCGGCACAAAAGACAAAGACGTTGCAGACAAAAATGTCACTCCCGACTCCACGGAAAAGGCAGAGGGCAAAAAATCGGAAGATGAAAAGTCCGGTCAGGCAAAATCCGGGGACAAGGATACCTCCCGGCCGGTTACATTGACATGGTATCTGCATGGCAGCAATGTCACCGATGACAAGGAGGTCCTGGAAAAGGCAAATGAATATCTGAAGGAAAAGATCAATGTTACTTTAAAACCCATTTGGGGTACCTGGGGAGACTTCGATGAGAATGTCGTTCTGTCCATTCAGGGCGGAGACGACGTGGACATCTACTTTACCTGTTCCTGGAGTGCTGATGAATACAATGCCTATGCACGGAAGGGCGCCTGGCTGCGTCTGGACGACCCGAAAAACAATCTTATTGAAAAATATGCCTCGGATCTTTGGAAACAACTGCCGGACGTTCTGATTCAGGGCGCCAAGATTCCAGGAAAAGACGGAATGGGGGTATATGCCATTCCGGGGTACAAAGACCTCGCCACACAAAATTGCTGGGACCTCAACATGGACCTGATGAAAAAGTACGGTTATACTGCGGACGATATCAGGAATACGGATTATTACGGATTCGGAGACATCCTGAAAACCGTCAGGGAAGGCGAAGGGAAAAATTTCTATCCACTGCTGATTGAAGGCGCCGTTCTGGAACGGATGGTGACCAACAGTATTATCGTTACCGGCGACTCCGGAACAAACAACCTGCTTTCCTATTACATTGATCCCAATGATGTTTCCGCCGAAGGGCCCTATGCAAATAAAATCCTGAGCAAGTTTGAAACAGACGAATATAAAAAATTTGTGGAGAAGACACGGGAATACTTTGATGCCGGCTATATCGATCCCGCCATGGGCAATCCCAACCAGGCCAATGATGTGCGCAGTGCCAAACAACTGACCGGGGAATATCTGATCGGCACCCAAAGCTATGCCCTGGGCTATGAAGCACAGGCAGGCAAGGAACGGGGAATCGAAGTCGCCATGGTGCCCTGCACTCCGCCATATGTGGATACCACCTCCTCGCAGGGCGCAATGATGGCCGTATCCAGCTCTTCCAAAAATCCGGAAAGGGCTGTGATGTTCCTGAACCTCCTGAATACCGATCCGTATCTGATGACCCTTTTAAATTACGGAGTCGAGGGAACCCATTATGAGATGAAAGACAACATGGTGAATTTCCTGGATAAACGGGACGATTATGTGCCGTGGACCAACGGTATGGGCAACATCACCCTGCTGCCTCCCCAAAAGGAACAGGGTGCAGATTTCCAGGATCAGTTCCAGAAGTATTATGGTGCTGCCAGGAGCATTCCGATTCTCGGCTACTGTTTTGATTCCACCCCGGTGGAAGCGGAAGTGGGCGCATTATCCAATGTTGCAGCGGAATATGCATTGGCCCTGGACGCCGGAACCATCGATCCCAGGCAAAAGCTGCCGGAGTTCATTCAGAAATTAAAGGATAACGGGATCGATAAAATTGTGGAGGAAGCAAACAGGCAATTAACGGATTATCTGGCGAATGCTAAATAA
- a CDS encoding undecaprenyldiphospho-muramoylpentapeptide beta-N-acetylglucosaminyltransferase codes for MKRIVLTGGGTAGHVTPNIALLPELKKRGWDIHYIGTQSGIEHKLITEIPYVTYHSVQSGKLRRYADIKNLTDPFRVLAGIGQSMNRIRKLKPQIIFSKGGFVSVPVVLGGWINRIPVIVHESDITPGLANQIATRFAKTVCTTFPETVQYFREGKAIHTGTPIRQELFLGNPERGRKLCGFSGQKPTILVMGGSQGAVAINKAIRALLSRLTRRFQVVHICGKGNFDTVLDNHPDYRQFEYVSEELPDILAMTDLVVSRSGANSIYEFLALKKPALLIPLPLSSSRGDQIANAKSFQKQGFSRMLEQENMTEDTLYDHIVDLHLNRDKYIRAMTENNSTDSIEIIMQQIDSLAKK; via the coding sequence TTGAAAAGAATTGTTTTAACCGGCGGCGGCACTGCAGGCCATGTGACACCCAATATTGCCCTTTTGCCGGAACTGAAAAAAAGAGGATGGGACATTCACTATATCGGAACACAAAGCGGGATTGAACACAAGCTGATAACGGAAATCCCCTATGTAACCTATCACAGCGTGCAGTCCGGCAAACTGAGAAGATATGCGGATATTAAAAATCTTACCGATCCATTCCGTGTTTTGGCAGGCATCGGACAATCCATGAACCGAATTCGAAAGCTGAAGCCTCAGATTATCTTTTCCAAAGGTGGATTTGTTTCCGTACCGGTTGTTTTGGGAGGATGGATCAATCGTATCCCGGTCATTGTCCATGAGTCTGATATTACACCGGGCCTTGCCAATCAGATTGCCACCCGGTTTGCAAAGACGGTATGCACCACCTTTCCGGAGACCGTCCAATATTTCAGGGAAGGAAAAGCGATCCATACCGGAACTCCCATTCGGCAGGAACTGTTTTTGGGCAACCCGGAAAGGGGCAGAAAACTATGCGGCTTTAGCGGACAAAAGCCCACCATCCTGGTCATGGGCGGCAGTCAGGGCGCTGTTGCCATCAACAAGGCGATCCGGGCACTGCTTAGCAGACTGACCCGCCGTTTCCAGGTAGTACATATCTGCGGCAAAGGCAATTTTGACACCGTTCTGGATAACCATCCGGACTACAGGCAGTTCGAATATGTGAGCGAAGAGCTACCGGATATTCTGGCAATGACCGATCTTGTGGTATCCCGGTCCGGAGCCAACTCCATTTATGAGTTCCTTGCCCTGAAAAAACCGGCGCTGCTGATCCCGCTTCCCTTGAGCTCCAGCCGCGGCGATCAGATTGCCAATGCAAAGTCCTTTCAAAAACAGGGCTTCAGCAGGATGCTGGAACAGGAAAATATGACGGAGGATACCCTTTATGATCATATTGTGGATCTGCACCTGAATCGGGATAAATACATCCGTGCCATGACGGAAAACAATTCCACCGACAGCATAGAAATTATTATGCAGCAGATTGATTCCCTGGCAAAAAAGTAG
- a CDS encoding response regulator, producing MYQIVLIDDEQVVLEGLNKLIDWKGMGCRVVGQAEDGETGLDLIRRFQPDIILTDIRMPKLDGLDMISAIRKVRKDSRIIILTGYRDFEYAQRGISLGVFRFLTKPTRKKDIIAAVQDAITEIEKSRKREKEFQDLRKQVSRFYGFRYDDIALDASGKPDSGSAYLAVRSVQYIRDHYMENLDLQQVADGLYISTWHLCRVLKRETGNTFVNILNQIRIDAAKELLDETNDRIYEIANHVGYPDVTYFGRVFKQITSYTPSEYRNRMIRTK from the coding sequence TTGTATCAAATTGTGCTGATCGATGATGAACAGGTGGTCCTGGAGGGACTCAATAAATTAATCGACTGGAAAGGCATGGGATGCAGGGTAGTTGGGCAGGCAGAGGACGGGGAAACCGGGCTGGACCTGATCCGCCGGTTTCAGCCGGATATTATTCTTACGGACATCCGCATGCCCAAATTGGACGGACTGGATATGATCAGCGCAATCCGGAAAGTCCGAAAGGATTCCCGGATCATCATTCTCACCGGATATCGGGATTTTGAATATGCCCAGAGGGGAATTTCCCTGGGAGTATTTCGATTCCTGACAAAACCCACGAGAAAAAAGGACATCATCGCCGCGGTGCAGGATGCCATCACAGAGATAGAAAAAAGCCGAAAGAGAGAAAAGGAATTTCAGGATCTGCGCAAACAGGTCAGCCGGTTTTATGGATTCCGGTATGACGATATTGCCCTGGATGCGTCCGGAAAACCAGACAGCGGCTCCGCATATCTGGCGGTACGATCCGTTCAGTATATCCGGGATCACTATATGGAGAATCTGGATCTTCAGCAGGTGGCGGATGGGCTGTACATCAGCACCTGGCATCTCTGCAGGGTACTGAAGCGGGAAACCGGAAATACCTTTGTCAATATATTGAATCAGATACGCATCGATGCGGCAAAGGAACTGCTGGATGAAACAAATGACCGAATCTATGAAATAGCAAATCACGTCGGATATCCTGATGTTACCTATTTTGGGCGAGTTTTCAAACAAATCACAAGCTATACTCCCAGTGAATACCGAAATCGTATGATCCGTACAAAGTGA
- the argS gene encoding arginine--tRNA ligase: MFDAKSEISRLLAPGIPEIEPQQIHDMLEVPPNPEMGDLALPCFKLSRILKKSPVRIAEDLSAIVSKKGSTEDIDRIEAVSGYLNIFLNKSVYIRKILSEILQEGNSYGSSDIGRGKTVVIDYSSPNIAKPFHVGHLRSTSIGNSLYQIFAFMGYRCVGINHLGDWGTQFGKLIVAYKKWGSEHAVQENLIDELVALYVKFHKEAEKDPSLNEEAREWFTRLEQGNEEARSLWRWFIDISMEEYKKVYDLLGVEFDAYTGESFYNDKMEPVIEELKGKNLLKESKGAMVVDLEKEGMPPCLILKTDGSTLYATRDITAAIYRKNTYHFDKCIYVTGVSQSLHFKQWFKVIEKMGYSWYKGLYHVPFGTVSIGGEKLATRTGKVVLLDDILSRAIQKTRATIEEKNPDLENKEEVAKQMGVGAVIFSDLFSNRIKDVSFSWDEVLNFDGETGPYVQYTHARACSVLRRAEDGKTIRTSVETDPAGKSSKAGHEMGCPGEMTSKSASADADFDSSLLSSKEEYQLVRVLSVFPDKVKQALDDLEPSILTRYLVELAKEFNRFYHEHPILVKEKGLRKARLALVQATKATLATGLRLIGLHAPEKV; this comes from the coding sequence ATGTTTGATGCAAAATCGGAAATTTCCAGACTGCTGGCCCCCGGAATACCGGAAATTGAGCCGCAGCAGATCCACGATATGCTGGAGGTGCCACCTAACCCGGAAATGGGGGATCTGGCCCTTCCCTGTTTTAAGCTGAGCAGGATTCTGAAAAAATCCCCGGTGCGGATTGCTGAGGATCTCTCTGCCATCGTTTCAAAGAAGGGCAGCACGGAAGACATTGACCGGATTGAGGCAGTATCCGGTTACCTGAATATTTTTCTGAACAAAAGTGTGTACATCCGAAAAATCCTGAGCGAAATACTGCAGGAAGGAAATTCCTACGGCTCCTCGGATATCGGCAGGGGAAAGACTGTTGTCATTGACTACTCTTCCCCCAATATTGCAAAGCCGTTTCATGTAGGTCATCTGCGCTCCACTTCCATTGGAAACTCCCTGTATCAGATTTTTGCCTTCATGGGCTACCGTTGTGTCGGCATCAATCACCTTGGAGATTGGGGAACCCAGTTCGGCAAACTCATCGTGGCCTACAAAAAATGGGGATCAGAGCATGCCGTCCAGGAAAATCTGATTGATGAGCTGGTTGCCCTATATGTTAAATTCCATAAGGAAGCGGAAAAGGATCCTTCCCTGAATGAGGAAGCGAGGGAATGGTTTACACGCCTGGAGCAGGGAAATGAAGAAGCCCGTTCCCTTTGGCGCTGGTTCATTGACATCAGCATGGAGGAATATAAAAAAGTTTATGATCTGTTGGGGGTCGAATTTGACGCCTATACCGGTGAGTCCTTTTATAATGACAAGATGGAGCCGGTGATTGAGGAACTGAAGGGAAAAAATCTTCTGAAGGAAAGCAAGGGAGCTATGGTGGTGGATCTGGAAAAGGAAGGCATGCCTCCCTGCCTGATCCTGAAAACCGACGGCAGCACTTTGTATGCCACCCGGGACATTACCGCGGCCATCTATCGAAAAAATACCTATCATTTTGACAAGTGCATTTATGTCACCGGCGTTTCCCAGAGCCTGCACTTCAAGCAATGGTTCAAGGTGATAGAAAAGATGGGTTATAGCTGGTATAAGGGCCTGTATCATGTACCATTCGGCACAGTCAGCATCGGCGGGGAAAAATTGGCCACCCGTACCGGAAAAGTGGTACTGCTGGACGATATCCTGTCCAGAGCCATCCAAAAGACCAGAGCAACCATTGAAGAAAAAAATCCGGATCTGGAAAACAAGGAGGAAGTGGCGAAGCAGATGGGCGTAGGTGCCGTGATCTTCAGCGATTTGTTCAGCAACCGGATCAAGGACGTCTCCTTCTCCTGGGATGAAGTCCTGAACTTTGACGGGGAAACCGGTCCTTATGTGCAATATACCCATGCGAGAGCCTGCAGTGTACTCCGCAGGGCAGAGGACGGGAAAACGATAAGAACCTCAGTGGAAACCGATCCGGCAGGCAAAAGCAGCAAAGCAGGCCATGAAATGGGTTGTCCCGGAGAAATGACTTCAAAATCCGCTTCTGCAGATGCGGATTTTGACAGCAGCCTGCTTTCCAGTAAAGAAGAATACCAGCTGGTCCGGGTCCTGTCCGTCTTCCCGGATAAAGTAAAACAGGCATTGGATGATCTGGAGCCTTCCATACTGACCCGCTATCTGGTGGAGCTGGCAAAGGAATTCAACCGGTTCTACCACGAACATCCCATACTGGTGAAAGAAAAAGGTCTCCGAAAAGCACGGCTGGCATTGGTACAGGCAACAAAAGCCACTCTTGCCACTGGTCTAAGACTGATTGGTCTTCATGCACCGGAGAAAGTCTGA